In the Microcebus murinus isolate Inina chromosome 14, M.murinus_Inina_mat1.0, whole genome shotgun sequence genome, one interval contains:
- the LOC142861045 gene encoding zinc finger protein 248-like isoform X3 codes for MWLFFSFLESKWKVDVLLENSQENQDEHFWELIFTNNKIVSVESGDRGRKTFDLVTDPVSSRNFPYKICDSCEMSLKNISGLIISKKNCSRKKPDKFNVYEKLLLDIRHEKIPVGEKSYKYDQKRNVLNHCQALTQPIFDQPFQYNENGQSLHEEAAFLTNKRSQIGETLCKYNECGRTFVESLKFNISQRAHLEMEPYECGICGKSFCMDLRFGHQKALTGGNPYECNEYGEIFCDNSTFIIHQGAYTKRIPHEYKVSDKSWEKSALFKHQIVHMGKKPYEYNENGNNFSKKSHLTQLRRTHSGEKTFECGECGKTFWEKSNLTQHQRTHTGEKPYECTECGKAFCQKPHLTNHQRTHTGEKPYECKQCGKTFCVKSNLTEHQRTHTGEKPYKCNACGKSFCHRSALTVHQRTHTGEKPFICNECGKSFCVKSNLIVHQRTHTGEKPYKCNECGKTFCEKSALTKHQRTHTGEKPYECDACGKTFSQRSVLTKHQRIHTRAKAHSTS; via the coding sequence ATGtggttatttttctcatttctagaaAGTAAATGGAAAGTTGATGTCCTACTAGAGAACAGCCAGGAAAATCAAGATGAACATTTTTGGGAACTTATATTCACCAACAACAAGATAGTAAGTGTAGAAAGTGGTGATAGAGGAAGGAAAACTTTTGATCTTGTCACAGACCCTGTTTCTTCAAGAAATTTTCCCTATAAAATATGTGACTCATGTGAAatgagtttgaaaaatatttcaggcttAATTATTAGTAAAAAGAACTGTTCCAGAAAGAAGCCTGATAAATTTAATGTATATGAGAAATTGCTCCTTGATATTAGACATGAGAAAATTCCTGTTGGTGAGAAATCTTATAAATATgatcaaaaaagaaatgttcttaatCATTGCCAGGCTCTCACTCAGCCAATTTTTGACCAGCCTTTCCAGTATAATGAAAATGGGCAAAGCCTCCATGAGGAGGCAGCCTTTTTAACAAATAAGAGATCTCAGATAGGAGAGACACTAtgtaaatataatgaatgtggAAGAACCTTCGTTGAAAGTTTAAAGTTCAACATATCTCAGAGAGCTCATTTGGAAATGGAACCATATGAATGTGGTATTTGTGGGAAGTCCTTCTGTATGGATTTAAGATTTGGACATCAGAAAGCTCTTACAGGGGGCAATCCTTATGAATGTAATGAATACGGGGAAATCTTCTGTGACAATTCAACTTTCATTATCCATCAGGGAGCTTACACAAAAAGGATTCCCCATGAATATAAAGTGAGTGACAAAAGTTGGGAAAAGTCAGCTCTCTTTAAACATCAGATAGTACACATGGGGAAAAAACCCTATGAATACaatgaaaatgggaataattttaGTAAGAAATCACATCTCACCCAACTTCGGAGAACTCACTCAGGAGAAAAAACCTTTGAATGTGGtgaatgtgggaaaaccttcTGGGAGAAGTCAAACCTCACTCAACATCAGAGAacacacacaggagagaagccctatgaatgtactgaatgtgggaaagccttttgCCAGAAACCACACCTTACCAACCATCAGCGAACgcatacaggagaaaaaccctatgaatgtaagcaGTGTGGAAAAACATTCTGTGTGAAATCAAACCTCACTGAACACCAGAGaacacacacaggagagaaaccctacaaatgtaatgCTTGCGGAAAATCCTTCTGCCACAGGTCTGCACTAACTGTCCATCAGAGAacacacacaggggagaaaccctttatatgtaatgaatgtggaaaatccttctGTGTGAAGTCAAATCTCATTGTACATCAaagaactcacactggagagaaaccctataaatgtaatgaatgtgggaaaacgTTCTGTGAAAAATCTGCTCTCACTAAACATCAGAGaactcacacaggggagaagccCTATGAGTGTGATGCATGTGGGAAGACCTTTAGTCAGAGGTCAGTACTCACcaaacatcagagaattcacacaaGGGCAAAAGCTCATTCCACATCCTGA